Below is a window of Leucobacter sp. Psy1 DNA.
AGGTCGCCGTCTCCGACGCCGAGCACGGTCGCGATCGCGCCGGTGAGGTTTGACCCTTCGGCGTCGAGGACCGGAGTGAAGCCGATCGGTGCCGGCCTGCGGGCCAGTGCGTCGGCATCGGTGCGCAGGTGATCGTAGAACCTCCACCGTCGCGCTGCCTCACGGAGGGCGAAGAGTTCGGGCGTCTCGGTCGGTGAGGCGAGGGTGGCGAGCATGGACTCGCTTTCGCGCACCCGCCAGTCGCTTCGGGCCATCGCCCCGGTGGCATCTCGATGTCGTACCGCGAGTGAGCGTCGCTCGGCGAGCATGGTCGAGGGCCGGAGGACGGTGCCGTGCCAGACCGTTTCGTTCTTCACCTCGGGGTCGCGCACGGGAGCTCCACCGGGAACGGTGAAGGCAGGGATCTGCGGGAGACCGAGGTCGATCGCGTAGGAAAGATCGTCGGTGGCGAACCCGAGACGCAGTGAGACGGGCAGAGCGCGTTTGCGTTCGCCTGCGTAGAGCACGCTGTGCAAGCCACCCTCGGCCATGAGGGAGCTGAGCGCTCCGTCGCGAACGATCTCGGAGAGGAGTCGCAGGGAGCGGTACACGTTCGATTTACCGGTGCCATTCGCTCCGGTGATCACGGTGAGCTGACCGAACTCGAGGGCGACATCCTGGAGTGAACGGTAGTTCTCCACCGCGAGCGCTCGGATCATATGGGCAGCCTATCTCGCGCCCCCGACACCCAGGTATGTCGCTCACCGATCAGCGCGGAACGGCACGGGCGTAGCTCGCTCTGGGGGCGTATCGTGATCCCATGCACCCCTCCGACCCGGCACCCCGGTCCATGCCCACGGCCGACTTCGTCGATGTCGGCGGCGCGATGATCGCGACGCGCGTACTCGAGCCGGCCGGATCCTCCGCTGGAGATGTCGTGCTCTGCCACGGTACTCCGTGGTCGTCGCAGGTCTGGCGCACCGTCGCCGCGACGCTGAGCCGAGGGTACCGGGTCTTCCTCTGGGATATGCCGGGGTACGGCGCATCCGCCAAGACGCCGGGGATCCCGCTCGATCTGCGCACCCAGGGGCGCCGCCTCGCCGAGCTGATCGCCGCATGGGGTCTGGATCGGCCGCACGTCGTCGCCCACGACGTGGGCGGCGCGGTCGCCCTCGGGGCGCACCTGCGTGAAGGGGTCGATTTCACCGATCTCTTCCTCTGGGACATTGTGACGCTCGATCCGTGGGGATCCCCGTTCTTCCGTCTGGTCGCCACGCACGCGGAGGTCTTCGCCCAGCTCCCGCCTGCACTGCACGCTGCGCTCGTGCGTGAGTACATCTCCGGGGCAGTCGCCCACGGCTTGCCGGAGGCGACGATCGCCGAACTGGCTCGTCCCTGGCTCGACCCGGATGGGCACCGGCTCGACCCGGATGGGCACTGGCTCGACCCGGATGGGCAATCGGCGTTCTACCGGCAGATCGCGGCGCTTGACCCCGAGGACACGCGTCCGCTCGCCGACCGCCTCGAGACCGTCCGCTGCCCGGTGCGGATCGGGTGGGGCGTCGAGGATCCGTGGATCCCGCTCGAGCAGG
It encodes the following:
- a CDS encoding AAA family ATPase, which codes for MIRALAVENYRSLQDVALEFGQLTVITGANGTGKSNVYRSLRLLSEIVRDGALSSLMAEGGLHSVLYAGERKRALPVSLRLGFATDDLSYAIDLGLPQIPAFTVPGGAPVRDPEVKNETVWHGTVLRPSTMLAERRSLAVRHRDATGAMARSDWRVRESESMLATLASPTETPELFALREAARRWRFYDHLRTDADALARRPAPIGFTPVLDAEGSNLTGAIATVLGVGDGDLLQRVIAEAFDGAQVVIDGDATGTGRVALDQPGLERRMSAAELSDGTLRFLLLATALLSPRPPELLVLNEPEGSLHPSLLPGLANLIIHASAHTQVVVVTHAAPLVEALAAAAHPIELEKVGGATTVAGQLRFEGPAWVWPKR
- a CDS encoding alpha/beta fold hydrolase; its protein translation is MHPSDPAPRSMPTADFVDVGGAMIATRVLEPAGSSAGDVVLCHGTPWSSQVWRTVAATLSRGYRVFLWDMPGYGASAKTPGIPLDLRTQGRRLAELIAAWGLDRPHVVAHDVGGAVALGAHLREGVDFTDLFLWDIVTLDPWGSPFFRLVATHAEVFAQLPPALHAALVREYISGAVAHGLPEATIAELARPWLDPDGHRLDPDGHWLDPDGQSAFYRQIAALDPEDTRPLADRLETVRCPVRIGWGVEDPWIPLEQAYELQRRIPGTPRVVELAGVSHLAPVERPEEVSAALLAWFAESQQS